The following nucleotide sequence is from Acidobacteriota bacterium.
CGATGGTGACGGTCCCCCCGCACCGGTAGATCCCGAGCAGGCACTTGAGGACGGTGGTCTTGCCCGCCCCGTTCTCGCCCCACAACGCGAGGGCGCTTCCCCGCGCGACCTCGATGTCGACACCGTCGACGGCCCGAAGCGCGCCGAAGCACTTGGTCAGGTTGCGGACGACGATCGCGGGAACGTCCGTCTCCTCCGGCCCCGAAACGCCGCCGGCCTCGGCGCGTCGCCGCGCCGACGGCCGGGCCAGCCCCGGCGCGGCCGAGCCGAATCCGGCCGCGGCCAGCAGCACCGCGGCGGCGATCAGGATAGGCCACCGCGCCCCTTCCCGCCGGGGCGCGGGCACCGCGTGGGCGGGAACGGTGAGCGGCGCCGGATCGACCAGTTTCACGCGGGGCGGGACCAGAGGAAAAGCCCGCATGGCCAGGTTGACCGCCGTTTCCACCGGGCTCAGCAGCAGGATCCGCAGCTCGCGATGCCGGTCGACGAGATTCTCGAAGAAGTTCCTCGCCTCGTAGGGAAGATCCCCGATCCCGTCCCCGTCCCGGTCGTAGCCCCGGTAATCGCTCCAGTAGTTCCCTCTCCCGGACTCGGCGAACTCGTTGCCCACCAGCTCTCCGGCTCCGAGCACCGCGACCTGCTCCACGTTGTCGTAAAACGTGTTGGCGCTGAAGACGTTGCGCCTTACGCTGGGAAGGAAGGCGATCGCAATGTCGTTGTAGGCGAACAGATTCCTCCGGAAATGCTGCCTGATGTCGATCTCGCGCGGGGAGTTGTCGAAGTAGAGGCCGATCCGGTTCAGGGCGAAGAGGTTGCCCTCCGCCTCCACCCCGTCCATGTCCTTCAACCCCACCCCATACCCGCTCGGCCCCCGGTTGCGCCGGAAGATGTTCCGCCGAAGGGTCAACCGCCGGGAGTACATCAGGAACGCGCCCACCGAGTTCGACTCGAGGACATTCTCCTCCAGCACGTTGTCGTCGCTGTACATGAAATGCAGGCCATAGCGGCTTCGCCGGACTCGATTGCCCCGAACGACGAGGCCGTTCGAAAACCACAGCACCACGTCGCGGACGTCCTCCACCACGTTCCCCGCGATCGTGCAGTCGGGGCTGTACCAGACGCGGATACCGTCCCCGCGGCGGGGCAGCGGCAGGGCTTTTCCCGAAATCCGGTTCGCGCGGAGAATCGAGCCGGGTGCGTTCTTCAGGTAGATCCCGAACAGCGCGTCCTCGATCACGTTCTCTTCGATACGGGCGCGGGGGGCCAAGACCGTGATGGCGGCGTTCTCGCGATCGAGCGAGGTCCCGGTGCCGCGCAACGTCAGACCGCGCACGACCACCCCCGGTGCCTCGATGCGCACGATGTCCCCTTCGCCGTTCCCGTCCAGGACGGCCCCCGGTTCCCCCTGGAGCGTCACCCGCTTGCGCAGGACGAAGTGGCCGCGATGCACCCCGGCCGGGACGGCGATCGTCTCCCCCTCTCGCGCGGCCTCGATCGCCGCGGCGAGGTCGAAGGGCATGCCGGGGAGGCTCGCCGCCAAAAGCGCGGCCAACCCCGCCGCGGCGCGTGTGGCCCGCCGGGGCACGCCGATCACGTCCGGCCCGCCGCGAGCGCCCGCTCCACCAGCGGCTTGTAGGCCCGCCGGTGATAGTACAGGCCGGCGGCGATCAACAGCGATGCGGCGAAGGCGAGCCAGAGGCCGGCTCCCGGAATGGCGACCGTCTTGAACTGCCCGACGCGACCGACCCCGAGCACGGGTGGCGTGAACGGCTTGATCGCCCGCGACAGCGGCGCCCGCGGGTCGAGTTCGTGGCCGAAGGTGCGCAGCCAGTAGTACAGGTCTCCGAGGAACACCGCCGGGAAAATGAGGGCGGGGAGCGACAGGACGCCGGCCCACCGGCTGTGCACGAAGACAGCACCCGCGACGAGCAGCGAGAGCATCACGACTCCGTAGACGGAGATCGAGCGCTCGAGCATGGCGGCGTCCTGAAGCGGACGCATGCCGATGTAATGGTTGAGCTCGTCGATCTCGTGGACATCGCCCTCCAGCCGGTTGAGGTAGGCGTTGACCCTCAGGCCGCCCGGGTACTGCGGGGCCAGCAGCGTCATCTGCCAGTAAGGCAGAAACACCGAAGCGACCAGCAGGAGCGACGCCGTCAACAGGAGAATCGTCGGCAGCCGGAACCGGAGCGGATCGCGGTGCAGCTCCTCGTGCGGAATTCGGGGCCCGAGAACGCGGTCGACGAGCGTGGGCATGGTCATCCTCGCGGGCGGCGGCGGGGCGGCGCGCCAGCCGCCCCGCCCGCCCGGGGGAAGAAGACTACGGCTTCACCAGGAAGTAGCCGGTCATCTCGAGGTGCAGCGCCGAGCAGAACTCCGAGCAGTAGAACGTGAACGTCCCCGACCGGTCGGCGTCGAATTCGATCGTGTCGGTTTCGCCCGGCTCGATGCTCAGATTGATGTTGTAACCCGGCAGCACGAAGCCATGGGTGGCGTCCTTGGCGCGCTCGACGTTGGTGATGTGCCAGATCACGTGGTCGCCCTCGTGGACCTCGACATGCTCCGGATTGAAGTGGCTGCGGACGGCGGTCATGAAGATCTCCACCGTGCGCCCGCGGCGCTCGATCCGCTCCTTGCCGGACGTCGGCGCCTGGGGATCCTTTCGCTGATGGGCGGTGTCCCACCCGATCTCCGGGTAGACCTCCCAGGGCTTCAGCTTGTCCGCCTTCACGATCTGGGCGTAGTGCGGCTCGCCGAGACCGATCGGCATGTCGTAGAGAAGCTGCATGGCGTCGCCGGTGTTGTCGATGTCGATCAACTGCAGGTTCTGCGGCAGCAGCGGGCCCGTCGGGAAGAAGCGATCCACCGACCATTTGTTGAGCGAAACGAGATACTTGCCGTCCGGCGACACCGTGTCGCCCTCCGCCGCCGCGATGTGACCGACGTTGTAGTGGACGGGGATCTTCGCCACCAACTGCCAGTCGTCCTCGGGGTTCTTCGCGCCGTACGGGCCGCCGAGGGTCCACCTCGCCACGGCGGAGTCCAGGAACAGTGAGGTGTAGGCGTAGCCCTTGTCGTCGAACTGGGTGTGCAGCGGTCCGAGGCCGACCTCGATCTGCGCCTCGCGCACCGCGTCGATGTCCAGCACGGGGATTCCGTACTTGTCCTCGGTCCACTTCTTCGCGGCGATCGCCCGCTGGATCTTCTCGAAGGAGTAGACGGTGACGTGTGGATCGAGCTTGCCGGAGACGACGATGTACTCTCCTCCGGGCGCCACGTCGACGCCGTGAGGGCTCTTCGGCTCCGGAGCGAAGTAGAGGATTCCCTCCTTCACGCTGGTCTCGATCGGGATGACCGGGAACCCGCGGACCTTCTCGTACTTGCCCGCCTCGAACACCTCGACGGCCTTCCGCAGGTTGATGATGTGCAGGTAGTCCTCGTCGCGCTGGCTCGCCCCGGCCTCGAACGGGGCGTTGCCAGATTCCACGCCTCCGGTGGCCAGCTCGGTGTTGAAGGAATTACCGAACACCCATCCTTCGCTGACCTTCTTCCCGGCGTCGAACAGGTCCTGCCAGTACGGCGGAAGTTCGAGGGCGAACGAACGGTCCTTGTCGATCCGTCCCTTCTCGCGATCGAATTTCCAGAACGTGACCATGCCGCGGTACTTGGCGTTGTACTCGTCGATCGGCGCATACGACCAGCCGAGCGGCTGAGCATACTGCCCGCCCTCGATCACGTACTCGGTGTTCGGGGTGACCATCGTTCCGCCGTGATCGTTGAGCGCGACGGGGTTCTTGACGATCTGTTTGGTCTCGAAGTCGCGCAGATCGATGACCGCGACACGGGCGTTCGCCTTGTCGTTGATGAACAGCCACTGGCCGTCGTAGTCGCCGCCGGTCTCGCTGAGGGCGGGGTGATGGGTGTCGCCCCACAGGATCGCCTTTCCATCCACCGCCCCCTGAGCGAGGATGTCGCCTCCCGTGCCGTAACCCCAACCCTGCCACGGTTCCGGCGTGAACACGGCGATCACGCGCAGGAGGCGCATCGAGGGGAGCCCGATCATGAGGACCTGCCCGCTGTGACCGCCCGAGGCGAACATGATGTACTCGTCCTGCCGCCCGGTGGGCATGTAGGTCTTGAGGGCCGCGACGACGTCATCGGGGCTCAGCGACCTCTCCGCCGCGATCCGGTCCGCCGCCGAGCCGGCGGCCGCGCCCTGCCCGCGCTGCTGGCATGCCGGCACGAGGACCAGGATCGCGGCGCCGAGCACCGCCAGGAAGCCGAAGGCTCTCCACCATGGCCGCATCGTCTCCTCCCCATCGCGGCTCGCGCCGGACGGGCCGGACGCACGCCGCATTGCAAGTCGGTCGGCTCGGCCGCTCCGCGCCCGGGCCGCGGGCCCGTCGCTCGACCGAGCGGGAAGTCACCATTCTTGGAAGAGGGATTCCCCCCATTCCTTGACGCCCGTCAAGGGACCCCCTTCACCGGTCCGGCATTCTCCCGCGGGAGGGGACCCGATTCCACCGCCCCGCCGGGGCTTGAACTCCGTCGGGCGGGCGGTTAGCCTGCGCCGGGCGGACCGGTGGCGCGGCGAATCGCGTTGGCCGGCCGGCTGGTAGCCGGATCGACGGACGGTGCGGGCGCGGTGGCGCGCGGAGCCCCGTACGGGAGGAACCGGATGTACCGAACCGGAAGCGGCGCCGGACGGCACCGGGGCGCCCTCGCCCCCATCTTGACCCTGGCCTCGCTCGCCGTGGCCTGTGGCGGCGGGGAACCGCCCAAGGCACCCGCCTCGGCGGCGCCGGCCTCCGCGCCGGCCGCACCGGCGCCCGATTTCGAGCCAGACCTCGAGGCTGGCAGGCGGGTGTTCATGTCGGTGTGCGTCACCTGCCACGGTCCCGACGGCCGGGGAATCCCCAAGACCGGGGCCGACCTCGTCCACTCGAAGTTCGTCCGCGAGCACACCGACGAGGAGCTCGTCGCGTACGTCAAGAGAGGGCGGCGGGTGACCGATCCCGAGAACATCATGGGCCTCGAGATGCCCCCCAAGGGCGGCGCCCCCTACCTCGACGACACGGCCATCCGCAATGTGGTGGCGTACGTTCGCAGCCTCCAGGAAGACGCGGAGGAGTAGCGGAATGGAGTCGTGACCGGGGCGCGAAGAGCAAGGAGGTCGTATCGCGGCGCCGCCTCGGAGCGGCGGCGGCGATGTTGACGGACGCCGACCGCCGCGCCGTCGCCCGGCACCCGTTGTTCGTGCGGCTGGAGCCGCGCGACCGGGAGCGGCTCCTGGAAGCATCCTCCGCGCGGATCTACCGCCGCGGCGAGCTTCTCTTCGCCGCCGGGGACTCGGCGCACGCGTTCTTCGTCGCCCTTTCGGGCTGGGTCGTCCTGTATCGCCTGAGCGCCCAGGGTGAGCGGGTCGTCCTCCGCGTCGTGCGCCGTCCCGAGAGCTTCGCGGAGGCCGCGGCGCTGGGCCTGGCGTCCTATCCCGCGTGGGGAGAGGCGGCGAGCGAGGCCCGCGTCCTGGCGGTTCCGGGAACGGCCTATCGGCGCCTGCTGTTGGCGAGCCCGGAAACCGGGCTCCAGGTCATCGCCGAGCTTTCGCGGAAGCTGGCGCACCTCGTCCGGGAACTCGAACAGCGCCAGGCGCGGACGACGACCGAGCGGGTGGCGAGATTCCTCGCCGAAGCGGCGGCCGACGGGGAGGGACCGGCTTTGGTGCTGCCGGTCGAGAAGTCGCTCCTCGCCGCACGTCTGGGGATGACTCCCGAGAGCTTCTCCCGCGCCCTCGCGCGGTTGAAGCGCGAAGGGGCGATCCGGGAGCGAAGCGGGAGGATCGAGCTGCTCGACCGCGACCGCCTCCGGGTCGCCGGCGGCTGCCGCTGAGCGGCCCTCCCAGGGCCCCGGACCCCGGCGCGCCGGTGGCGCTGTCCCGGATCCAAGCCGCCGGGCGCCCGAAGGCCGCCGGCTGCATCCGCAGCGGTTCGAAGCCGGCGCGGACGGATCGAGACGTAGGGGGGTTCAACCCCAGCCGCGCGAGGTGACCGGCCTGCTCTCCCAACTGCCGGGGCGCCCTCGGGTTCGCCGGAAAAGCGCACCGCCGGGGTTGCACGTGGCGGGACCCGGTGGATCCGAAGGCCACGATCGTCGGGGATCGGACCGAAGTTCCTGTGCGACACCGAGTTTCGGGCCGTTTCCCACGGTCGGGGGCCCACTTCCCCGGCGGACTCGACGGACGTCCCGGGGCCAGCCGCGGGCGTCCGTACCGGGGATCGGCCCGCCGCGTCGGCCCGTCGGACACCAGCGCCGCGGAAGCGTGCCCGAAACTGTCGAGGATGGATCGCTGGATCGGTGAGGCTGAGGTTTAGGCGGCGGCGGCCGGTCGGTCACTCTCCAGCGTCAAGGGAAGGGGTTGGGAAGGGGTGTTGGTCAGGCAATCCGCGTCTAACTGCGTTCACCGGCCGCCGCGCCAGAGACGCGGCAAGCGCGCCTCAACTCTTTGTTGCACCGTACAGCAAAATCAAGGCCAAAACCACAGCGGCGGCCGGAAAACGGCGCGAGTGTCCGAAAATCAGGGACTTCGCCTCACGAGGGTGTTCCGGAGCGCGACAACCCGCCGGTAGCCCGCCCCGGGCGCCTGCGAGCACAAGCCTTGGTTTTTCAATGAGTTGAGCACCGGATCGCCGGAGTGGCCGGCCGAGCCGGGAGTCAAAATTTTGACAGGGGGCGTCAAGATCATGACGCTTCGCAGAGGCTGCGGAGAATCTCCAGACCCGGGTGCTCGGGGGCGGTCCGGGTCAGCTCGGCGAGGTGACGCTCCGCTTCCGCCTTCTTCCCCGCCTCCAGCGCCAGGCGCGTGGCGGTCACGAGGATCTCGACCCGGGCGGGGTTCGCATCGGCCGGACCCGTCTCGAGCGCCCGGCGCGCCGTCTCGAGCGCGCGCCCCGACCGCCCTTTCCGGAGCTGTCCCCGGACCAGCTCGAGCGCGGCGTCCCAATGACGCGGTCCCCCATCCAGGCACCCGGCCAGCAATTCCGCGGCCTGCCCTTCGAGCCCCATCTCGAGAAGCCCGATCGCCATCTGATAGCGGGTCTCCGCGTGCTCCGGACCGGACGGAAGCTCCTCTCCCAGGTAGATCGCCAGCCGGTCCACCGAGCCGGTCTCGGCCGGCTCGATCTCCGGCACGGGGATCGGCTGCGTGCGGGTCGCGGCCTCCGGGACAGGTTCGTCCGCCGACTCACCCTCGTCCTCGATCAGGACGACCACATCGTCGTCGTCCGGCGCCGGCGGCGATGGGCGGGCCGGGCCGACCGTCCCCGGCTGCCCCCTCGGCGGCTCCGCGCCGCGCGGCGTGGCCGGCTCGACCGCCACTCCGGCGGCGGCCGCCACACGCCGGCGGAGGGCGTCGATCCGGGGATGAGCTCCCTTGCGCCCCCAATCCCCCGGCAGACTTCCGAGCACCTCGGCCGCCGGCTCCACCAGGCCGTGCTCGAGCATCGTGGCCGCCTCGACGAGCCGTGCCTCGATCTCCTCGGGGAGCCGCGCGGACGGCCCGCGGTCCGGGGCCCCCGCCGGCACCGCGCGGAGCGAGCTGCCCGGGGGCAGCGCGGCCTCGATCCCGGGGAAGCGCTGGATGATGGCGGCCGCCGCCGTCCGGTAGGTCTCGCTCGTCCCTCCGGCCCGCGCCAGCTCCGCCCCCTTCGACAGAGCGGCCGCCGCGTCGACCTCCCGACCGAGCGCCGCGAAAAGACGCGCCGACCAGAGGTGCAGGGCCGGCTCTTCGGCCGAGAGGTCGCCTTCGAGGATCTCCTCCGCGGCCTTCCGCCGGCCGAGCGCCAGGGCGAATTCCGCCCGGAGAAGCCGCCACCCCGCCGCCGCGCTCCCCCCCTCGCCCTCTTCCCCGGCCTCCGCGGGCAACGACTCGCAGCCGGCCGAAACGAGGGCCCCCACCGCGTCGGCGACCTCGCCGTCGCAGGTGGCCGCCGCGGGTATCGACCGCAGCGCGGTCTTGAGCGCCTCCAAGGCCGCATCGAGCTCGCCCGCGGCCGCGTGCGCGGCCGCCAGCCGCCACCGCGCCCCCCACGCGGCCAGCGGTTCGCCGGCCGCCTCGGCCTCCTCCGCCAGCGCCGCCAGCGCCTCGCGATCCTCCGGAAAGAGCCGCACCACCTCCCGCCGGCTCCGCAAAGCCGCCTGGGAATCGCCCGCGCGGTGCGCGGCCGCGACCGCCTCCTCGAGCGCCGCCCGCGCCTCGCGCTTCAACCCCCGCTCGAGCAGGCGTGCCGCGAGCCGCTCCCGCAGCTCCGGATCGTCGGGCGAGAGGTTGACCGCCCGCCGGAGCGCGGCCAGAGCCCGTTGCGGGTGTCCCGCTTCCCGATAGCTCTCGGCGAGGGCTTCGAAGACCGCGCGCGCCTCCTCGGCGCGCCCGGCCCGCGCCAGCGCGTCGCCGAACCGCTGCCGCACCAGCAGGTCGCGCGGGTAGCTCGTCAGCAGCTTCCGGTAGCTTTCGGCGGCGGCGGCGAAGTCGCCCCGCCGCGCGGCCGCCGCCGCCTCGGCGAGGATCCGCTGTCGCTCGGCGCTCACGGTCAGGCCTGGCGGCGCTCCCGGATGCGGGCGGCCTTACCGGAACGGCCGCGCAGGTAGTACAGCTTCGCGCGCCTCACCCGGCCGCGCCGGACCACCTCGATCCGCGCCACCATCGGCGAGTGCAGCGGAAAGACCCGCTCCACCCCCACGCCCCCGCTGACCTTCCGGACCCGGAAGGTCGCCCGGGGAGAGGCCGTGCCATGCTTCCGCCCCAGCACGACCCCTTGGAAGATCTGGATCCGCTCCTTGTCACCTTCGCGGACGCGCACGTGCACCTTCACCGTGTCGCCGGGGCCGAACTCCGGGACATCGGCCTTGCGGTACGGCGCTTCCACGATCCGGATCAGCTCGTCGCTCATCTCTCGTTCCTCGCTTCGTCGCCCGCCCCCGCTTCCGGGGACCCGGCGTCGATCAAGTCGGGCCGGCGCTCCCGCGTCCGCGCCTCCGCCCGTTCCCGGCGCCACGCCTCGATCCGCGCATGATCGCCGGAGAGCAGGACACGCGGCACCTCCATCCCTTCGAAGCTCGCCGGCCGCGTGTAGTGCGGGTGATCCAGCCGGCGGTTCTCGAACGAGTCCGCCGCCACCGACTCCGCCCGGCCGACGACTCCCGGCACGAATCGGGCCGTCGCCTCCACGACGACCATCGCGGCGAGCTCGCCTCCGGACAGAACATAGTCTCCGATCGAGATCTCATCGTCCACCAGGTGCTCCCGCACGCGCTCGTCGACCCCTTCGTAGCGCCCGCAGATCAGGACCACCCTGGGGATCCGGCTCAGCTCGCGCGCGAGCCGGCTGTCGAAACGGCGCCCTCCCGGGTCGAGGAGGACCACCCTTGTGGGCGTTTCCGGCCGCTCGCTCCGGATCGCCCGAACCGCACGGAAAAGCGGCTCCGGCTTGAGGACCATACCGGCTCCCCCGCCGAAGGGCGCATCGTCGACCTGCCGGTGGGGTGGGTCGGCGAATTCCCGGAGATCGCGCGCCTGCACCCGCAAGAGCCCCCGCTCCATCGCCTTGCCGACCACCCCCCAGGCCAGAGGTCCCGGAAACATCCCGGGGAAGATGGTGACGACGACGAACTCGAGCGCGGGCCGCCCGGACGCGGAGACCGCCTCCCCCGGCCCGCTCACGGTCCCTCCCCGGCCACGAGAGCTTCACCGGGATCGAGAAGTCCCGGTGGCGGATCGATCACGAGGCACCCCCGCGCCAGATCGATGGCCGTCAAGATCGGCGGCACGAGCGGCACCAGCACCTGCGATCCGTCCTCGAGGGCGAGCTCGGCGAGATGGGCGGCCGGGGCCTCCAGCACCCCCCGCACCGTCCCCAGCCGCTGCCCGCTGCGGGAGAGCACCTCGAGACCCGGAAGGTCCGCCAGGCGCGGTTCGCCGCCGGGAACGGGCTCCAGCTCGTCGGGAAGGGCCACGATCGTTCCGCCGCGCAGCCTCTCGGCCTCGCCGATCCCGTCGACACCCTCGAGCTTGAGAAGCGGGCGATCTCCGATCATCCGGAACCCTTCCACCTCGTGCTTCACCTCGCGCCCTCCCGCGAGGAGGATGCGGACCGTCCGGCCCGGGCGGAACCGGAGGTACGGCCAGTCCGTCTCGAGCTGGAGGAGGAGCTCCCCGCGGCGGCCCCAGGGCCTGCGGATCGCGCCGAGCAGCACCTGGCCCTCGCGGGCATCCATGCGGTTCCTCAGCCCGGCACCTCGACCTCGAACCGACGCCGGTGACGGGTGGCGCAGACCGAGGCCAGGGTCCGAAGGCTCCTGATCGTCATCCCCTCCCGGCCGATCAGCTGGCCGCGGTCCTTCGCGTCGACCTCGATGTCGAACCTCGTGGCCCGGCGGCCGTCCCGCACGTGCACTTTCACCGCATCGGGATTGTCGACCAGCGCCCGCGCGACCTCCGCCAGGAGCTTCTGGAGGCGTTCGTCGAGCGTCACGGTGCGCTCTCCTCGCCGGTCTCGCCGGCCACGCGCTTGTACAGGCTGCGAACCGTGTCGGAGGCATGGGCGCCCCGGTCGATCCAGTGGCGGTACCTCTCCAGATCCAACTTCACGGCCGGCGGATCGACCTTGGGATCGTAGTAGCCGATCGTCTCGACCGTCGGTCCCGTGGGTGTGCGGCGCGAGTCCGAGACGACCACCCGGAAGAAGGGGTGGTTCCGGGAACCCTCACGCCGGAGTCTGATTTTGAGCACAGCGTCCTCTCCTGGTTTCGGCCGGCCTTCAGCGCCCGAGCAGGCCGCGGAGCCCGCGCCGGCCGCGCTTCGGGTCGAGCCGTTTCATCATCTTTTGCATCTCCATGAACTGCTTGAGCAGTCTGTTGACGTCCTGCACCCGCGTTCCGGAACCCCGCGCGATCCGCCGCCGGCGGGAACCGTCGATCAGCCTCCAGTTGGCCCGCTCTTCCCGCGTCATCGAATCGATGATCGCTTCCATGCGGACCACCTCCCGCTCGTCCACCTCGACGCCGGGGGGAAGGGCGGCGCCCGGAAGCATCCCGAGGATCTGCTGGAGCGGCCCCATGCGCCTCATCTGGCGCAGGGCGTCGCGGAAGGTCTCGAGCGTGAACTGGCGCGACCTCACCGAACGCTCGATCCGCTTCGCCTCCTCCCGGTCGATGGCCGCCTCGGCTCGCTCGATCAGGCCGAGCACGTCCCCCATACCGAGAATCCGGCCCGCCATCCGCTCGGGGTCGAACGGCTCCAGCGCGTCGGTCTTCTCCCCGACGCCCGCGAAACGCACCGGGACGCCCGTCACCGCCGCCACCGACAGCGCCGCCCCACCCCGGGCGTCGCCGTCGAGCTTCGTCAGGACCACGCCCGTCAGCCCGATCCGCTCGTGGAAAGCCGCCGCCGAACGCACGGCGTCCTGTCCGGTCATCGCATCGGCGACATAGAGCCGCTCGACGGGCTCGACGGCGTCCCGGATCGCCACGAGCTCGTCCATCAGGTCGTCGTCGACGTGAAGCCGTCCCGCGGTGTCGAGCAGCACCACGTCGAAACCTTGCCGGCGCGCCTCCGTGACCGCTTCCCGCGCGCGGGACACCGGATCTCCCGTGCCGTCGTGCTCGAAGGCCGCGACGCCCGCCTGGCGCGCGACCTGGATCGCCTGCAGCACCGCCGCGGGCCGTTGCAGGTCGACCGGCGCGACGAGGGGATGGCGGCCGCGTCCCGCCAGCCAGCGTCCGAGCTTGGCGGCAGTCGTGGTTTTCCCGGATCCCTGGAGCCCCGCGAGCATGTAGACCGACGGAGGGTGGGGCGACGTCCGCAAGGGCGTCCGGGCATCCGACCCGCCGAGCAACCGCACCAGCTCGTCCCGCACGATCCGCACCACCTGCTGGCCGGGCGTCAGGCTCCTGAGGACCTCTTGCCCGAGGGACTTCTCGCGCACGCGGGCGAGGAACTCGCGCACGACGCGGTAGGCGACGTCCGCCTCGAGCAGGGCGACACGGATCTCCCGCAGGGCCTCGTCGAGGTCCTTCTCGGTGATGCGGCCGCTGCCTCGCACGCGGCCCACCACGCCGCGCAGGCGTTCGCTCAGGCTTTCGAACACAATCGCCCCGGGGCGCGGGAAACCCGCGCGAAACCGCGAGGTTAGCAGATCCGGCGGCCCCGTCAAGCGGTCGCGGGGGGTCACACGCCCCGCAGGAGATGCCCCAGCTTGTCCTTCTTGGTTCTCAGGTAGTCCCGGTTCTCTTCCGTCGGCGGCACCTCGAGCGGCACCCTCTCGACGATCTCGAGGCCGTAGCCTCTCAGCGCGACGAACTTCCTCGGATTGTTCGTCAAGAGCCGGATCTTCCGCACCCCGAGCTGGAACAGGATCTGCGCCCCGATGCCGTACTCCCGCTGGTCGGGCTGGAACCCGAGGGCGAGGTTGGCCTCCACCGTGTCGTGCCCCTGCTCCTGGATCTCGTAGGCCTTCAGCTTGTTGACGAGGCCGATCCCCCGCCCCTCCTGGCGGAGGTAGAGGACCACGCCCTTGCCCTCCCGGGCGATCGCTGCCATGGCCTGCTGGAGCTGCCGGCCGCAGTCGCAGCGCCGGGATCCGAACACGTCGCCGGTCAGGCACTCGCTGTGCACCCGCACCAGCACCGGCTCGTCCGGCCGCATCTCTCCCATCACCAGGGCCAGGTGGGTTTGCGAGTCGACGTCGTTCTCGAAAGCGTGCACGACGAACCGGCCGTGCTCGGTGGGCAGCTCGGGTGATGCCACCCGCCGGACGAGCTGCTCGTGCTCCATCCGGTACCGGATGAGGTCGGCGATGGTGATCATCTTCAGCCCGTGCCGGGCGCAGAAGCGCTCGAGGTCCGGAACGCGGGCCATCGTCCCGTCCTCGTTCATGACCTCGCAGATGACCCCGGCCGGATACAGGCCCGCGAGGCGGGCGAGGTCGACCGCCGCCTCCGTTTGCCCGGCCCGTCTCAGGACGCCCCCGTTCACCGCCCGCAAGGGGAACATGTGCCCGGGCCGCAGCAGGTCCTCGGGCCGCGTCGCCGGATCGATCGCTGCCCGCACGGTCGCCGCCCGGTCGGCCGCGCTGATCCCGGTCGTCGTTCCGTGCCGCGCCTCGATCGAAACGCAGAACGCCGTCTGGAACTTCGTCGTGTTCTCCGGGACCATCAGGGGGATCTGCAGCTCGTCCAGCCGTTCCTCCGTCATCGCCAGGCAGATGAGCCCGCGTCCGTGCTTGGCCATGAAGTTGATCGCCTCGGGCGTGACCTTCTCGGCGGCGATCGTGAGGTCGCCCTCGTTCTCCCGCTCCTCGTCGTCCACGACGACGATCATCCTTCCGGCGCGGATCTCCGCCAGCGCTTCTTCGATGGTGGCAAAGGGCATCGTCCGGTCACCTCGGCCCGCGGCCGCGGCGGGCTGCCGG
It contains:
- the nosD gene encoding nitrous oxide reductase family maturation protein NosD; translated protein: MIGVPRRATRAAAGLAALLAASLPGMPFDLAAAIEAAREGETIAVPAGVHRGHFVLRKRVTLQGEPGAVLDGNGEGDIVRIEAPGVVVRGLTLRGTGTSLDRENAAITVLAPRARIEENVIEDALFGIYLKNAPGSILRANRISGKALPLPRRGDGIRVWYSPDCTIAGNVVEDVRDVVLWFSNGLVVRGNRVRRSRYGLHFMYSDDNVLEENVLESNSVGAFLMYSRRLTLRRNIFRRNRGPSGYGVGLKDMDGVEAEGNLFALNRIGLYFDNSPREIDIRQHFRRNLFAYNDIAIAFLPSVRRNVFSANTFYDNVEQVAVLGAGELVGNEFAESGRGNYWSDYRGYDRDGDGIGDLPYEARNFFENLVDRHRELRILLLSPVETAVNLAMRAFPLVPPRVKLVDPAPLTVPAHAVPAPRREGARWPILIAAAVLLAAAGFGSAAPGLARPSARRRAEAGGVSGPEETDVPAIVVRNLTKCFGALRAVDGVDIEVARGSALALWGENGAGKTTVLKCLLGIYRCGGTVTIDGHRAGPAAKDARRRIGYVPQELTFYDDLPAREYLEFVARVRDLDRSAVDRELERVGLADHAGKRIGALSGGMKQRLALAAALLGRPTVLLLDEMTSNLDAAARESLLSLLEDLKAEGQTIVFTTHRVEEAERLADRVLLLERGRVFWSGPAARMRERLGGIALVTVRVPAGELERALGVLARAGYRTRAAGPLLLLRVPAARKAGPLMALARAGVEVVDFAVDGATESAPRPDGPAGEAGR
- a CDS encoding cytochrome C, with the protein product MPTLVDRVLGPRIPHEELHRDPLRFRLPTILLLTASLLLVASVFLPYWQMTLLAPQYPGGLRVNAYLNRLEGDVHEIDELNHYIGMRPLQDAAMLERSISVYGVVMLSLLVAGAVFVHSRWAGVLSLPALIFPAVFLGDLYYWLRTFGHELDPRAPLSRAIKPFTPPVLGVGRVGQFKTVAIPGAGLWLAFAASLLIAAGLYYHRRAYKPLVERALAAGRT
- the nosZ gene encoding Sec-dependent nitrous-oxide reductase, whose translation is MRPWWRAFGFLAVLGAAILVLVPACQQRGQGAAAGSAADRIAAERSLSPDDVVAALKTYMPTGRQDEYIMFASGGHSGQVLMIGLPSMRLLRVIAVFTPEPWQGWGYGTGGDILAQGAVDGKAILWGDTHHPALSETGGDYDGQWLFINDKANARVAVIDLRDFETKQIVKNPVALNDHGGTMVTPNTEYVIEGGQYAQPLGWSYAPIDEYNAKYRGMVTFWKFDREKGRIDKDRSFALELPPYWQDLFDAGKKVSEGWVFGNSFNTELATGGVESGNAPFEAGASQRDEDYLHIINLRKAVEVFEAGKYEKVRGFPVIPIETSVKEGILYFAPEPKSPHGVDVAPGGEYIVVSGKLDPHVTVYSFEKIQRAIAAKKWTEDKYGIPVLDIDAVREAQIEVGLGPLHTQFDDKGYAYTSLFLDSAVARWTLGGPYGAKNPEDDWQLVAKIPVHYNVGHIAAAEGDTVSPDGKYLVSLNKWSVDRFFPTGPLLPQNLQLIDIDNTGDAMQLLYDMPIGLGEPHYAQIVKADKLKPWEVYPEIGWDTAHQRKDPQAPTSGKERIERRGRTVEIFMTAVRSHFNPEHVEVHEGDHVIWHITNVERAKDATHGFVLPGYNINLSIEPGETDTIEFDADRSGTFTFYCSEFCSALHLEMTGYFLVKP
- a CDS encoding cytochrome c, which codes for MYRTGSGAGRHRGALAPILTLASLAVACGGGEPPKAPASAAPASAPAAPAPDFEPDLEAGRRVFMSVCVTCHGPDGRGIPKTGADLVHSKFVREHTDEELVAYVKRGRRVTDPENIMGLEMPPKGGAPYLDDTAIRNVVAYVRSLQEDAEE
- a CDS encoding Crp/Fnr family transcriptional regulator, with translation MLTDADRRAVARHPLFVRLEPRDRERLLEASSARIYRRGELLFAAGDSAHAFFVALSGWVVLYRLSAQGERVVLRVVRRPESFAEAAALGLASYPAWGEAASEARVLAVPGTAYRRLLLASPETGLQVIAELSRKLAHLVRELEQRQARTTTERVARFLAEAAADGEGPALVLPVEKSLLAARLGMTPESFSRALARLKREGAIRERSGRIELLDRDRLRVAGGCR